The nucleotide window TGTTATAGACAAATGGGGTCCACTAAATTTCAGGGACTGGAAGGATAGCAAACAGCCAAAAGAGAGCCCATGTGAAATCTTTTCATGTGAGATCTTTTCTATCAATGAGTACGTCTATTAAGTGGCTTGCTGGTTGGAAGCTAATTCTTCTCGTCCTGAAAAGAAGCAGACAAAACTAAGAAAACGCCACCCTCCATGGCATCGACCAGTGTATATTCAACCACCTTACCAATTGACGGTACTGGCCAGGAAAAAGTGGTCTCATCTTTAAAAGGTGCTCAAAAAAGGGGAAGCCAGGAAGtcctttttgttcctttctttctatCGAACCATGTCCACCCACATCACCAAATTGACAGTTACCAGTAAACTCATTTTCTACCTCTAAAATCGACTTTCTGATTACTGTTAGATTTGTTTCACCTTTCAATTCCCTGTTTCCGCTATCATTTTCATTGACTGGTAAAAATGGGTTTACTGAAACACTTAATTAAGATAAAGGGGGGAGATTACCTTACCTGAACACCGTCTTATTAAGCTAGAAAAATCTTCTACAGGTAAAAGACAACGCCTAGAAACATGTAAGCAAGAAACATATCATAGTACCTTATGTTTGAAGAAATTACTTAATAAAAGGCCATGAACCTTTTCTAGATCAATGAataagtggagagagagagagagagagagagagagagatccgcAATGtaattctcaattttttttttcttaacacgGGCACCAGACGTTTGAAGACCCATGCAGTATAGAAGTGCGATTGGGGTCATTCAGTATGTTACCTTCACAACcaaatatcttatatatatatatatatatatatatatatatgtgtgtgtgtgtgtgtgtgtgtgtgtgtgtgtttccaACAAAGCTTGTTGCACCATCTCTTTAAAGAACACTGGCAGATTGTTAAATGTGTTTTAAGATATATTAGAAGCACCATTAGCTatgaattcaaaaatatttgaaatttcctCATGTAAATTTGTAGCCTCAGCATATTCTGATGCTGACTAGGGAGGACAACTTGATTGCAAACAACACATCAATAGGGGCTTTGCAGTCTTCCTTCGCACCAAGTCTTATTTCATGGAAGTAAATTAATAAGCAACAAACAATAGCTAGCTAGATATAAAAAGAACTAGTAGGGCCAGACTTTGAAATCATTTGGCTAAAGCAAATACTGATTAAATTAGGCATGCCAAGCACTTAGCCCCTCCCTTTTGGTGCTCCAACAGTGGGGCAACCTGTCGTGTTGTTAATCCTGTATTTCATGTCAGAGcgggacatatatatatatatatatagtcgttTTATTTGAGAATTAAGTATCAAGACTAGGAGTTCAAGTAAAGGTTATTCTTTCATAACATCATATTGCCAAAACATACTTAGCAAGCCATTTACAGGTCTATCaatatttgttttttggaaAGTTCTATGAATATTTTATAGGGAAGCTAAATCTTTTCAGTTTCAGTTGAGGAAGCCAGGAAGGATACTAGGACGCCGATGAAGAAAACGAAGGACGAGCCTACTTTATACAACCACCACCTTGTCAAACAAGAAAATCTTCTACAAGGACGACGAAGTCTAATATCATGGAAAGATGGTTCTCAACAgcaaaaatcaaggaattagATCGCATTACATGATGTCAATAAAGATTGTAAACAATCTTGTACATGGAGAAATTATTAATAGAAGACCACAATAGAGTAGCTCTATTGTCGCTGGTAAATTTGTTGACAAATAGCAAATTTCTAGTAATGGAAGATGCATGGAGAATATTGTTTAAAGAGAACTGATTGCAGGAGAATCACACAATAAAATTTCCGACATGAGAAATAACCAGATCACCTGTACTGTTGTTGATCTTGACTTTATTCATTGCCATCATATGTAGCTGGCATTATGTGACACCATGATTCAGTACCATCCGCCATCTTCAATCCTTAGTTCATTTATGACATAGTTGGCTTCAAGTTTGTTTGGCAGCCCTAAGAATACATGTATTATGCACTTTAAGGCACCATAACTTTGTTTACGACAAACCCGACAGGCAGTACAGTAGTTTGCTGCAATATGGTCTTgatttccccaaaaaaaaaacaagttccTCCTGAAGTATGATTCCTGAAGCTAGAAGTCTGaccatatgatttttttaggAAAAGTCCATGATTTCCTTTGAATTAGTATCAATGAGGTTGGATGTATAGTTTTAAGGTGAGATTCACCATCGACAATTCAATCTCAGTCATAGTTTCAGTTTCTTGAAGTTGGGCCGCAGGTATAAGGAGTGCACCGAGTAAGTCTTCAAAGGAAACAGTATTTATTTGAGTGTTAAGAGCAGTTTTAAGTGATCCATGTACATGAGCAGGTAAACTGAATAAGATATAAAGCTTTCAGTTCAGGCTCAAGTGCCAATGGTATTGATGGACAAAGATGTTTAACCGTACACACATCAACAATGGATTATGATTCTGTCCTTAATCCTTGTGATTTGCTGAATTCAAGCTTCAAATCTAGCAGCATAACTTTTTTTACTGTATTCCAAACTCCAAATGATGTAAAGGCCAATAACTTGGCTAAAATTTTGGGCCTTTAAGGGAAGAGAAGATCCAAATCAGCAAGAGCTAATCCTTTGCCATTCTTAAAAACTGATACTTTTGATTTCTGAGGCCTTGTCCTATCCATTCATTCGGACAAGGTTTAGACCTGTTGACATAACCCTTTACATAAGGTATGGAAGAAATTGATGTTCTCATAACAAGAAATTATCTGCTCCATCCTTAACTGCTAAAGGTGTTGTGTAGATTTGAACGGGCAACAAGAATGGGTAGTCTAACCTGAGGCTGTCCTGATTTTAGGATTTAGGCCTCCAATGTTCTTTGTATCCGAACTAGTTTCTGCTGTGTTGCTGTGGGACATTGCAGCAGCATTTTGTTAAGCGCTGACCTGCCTTGGTGCTTCGATACCATGTAACTTTTTTGcaagcaggaagaagaagagcacaAAAAGAACACAATCTCAATCTCACTATAACGTTTTCATGTGATTGAAGATTGCTCTGTTGTTTCCTTTGTAGTGTTTTGAATAcagtttttttaagttttcctcctttgattttgatttacaGCTATCAGAGATCAGATCACTTGGAGATAGCAATTACAGGAGGAAGATTTTCTGTTACAGCAGAGAACTTTCCATGTTCATCCGCTACAGGTCTATTAGTTTTAGCAACATCAATCTTGATTGTTGCCTTATAACAATGCCCTCCATGAGTGCAGCTGGATGTAGATAGGTTTCCTCTTTGACAAACACACTCCTTTCTTTCCAAGTAAACAAGTGAAGAGAGGGAGGAGCGGCTCATCATGATGTAGGTCATATGTGATCAAACCACATAAAACTTTTTGTGTATTTCTTGTTAATGTGTCTTTTTTTGCTTCAGACAggaactataaaagaacaaggGGGAAACCAATTagaaagaaagtaaaatttataaaaacagTAGAAGGATACAGACATTATCATATGAAAGACAAAACAAAGGATTCAGCAACTTGTCCCTTAAAAGTTCTAACAAGAGAACTATCTTTATCAACTACAGAGCTCTCCAAAGGAGCTCAATACTTATTCTGCAGGGAGCATGAGCTAAAAGATATCAGACAGAGTAGGAAGCTTGATCTCTCCCGCATTGGTAAGGGGAAGTGTGAAGTGCCCCACAATGGGGAGGTGCATAGAGAACCCAAGATGCAGTTCATAGTCGATGTCCCAATCCTTGCCAACATCCTTCGCTAAGCTCAGCAGGACGTCATAGGGAATATTCACAGGAACCTCCAAGTTCGTTGACTTGTTCGCAACGATCGAACCAGGGTCACGGATCACCCCTGAAGCAATCTCCCTGGACATTGCACCAACAAATAGAATGAGAGATGGTCAAATTAACACAGCCAACGTAGCTAGAACAAGCATACATGAAATATCCAGCAAGGAAAGGTAGATACTGCCAAGAAATGACAAAATCCATTAAAGATCTCCTGAAATTGAAACATACATATGATTAAAAGCGTACATGCCCTGCATATCCCTTTTAAGATGTATAATAGCCGCACACGGGAGTTAATGGAGCTTTCATATTCCAATCTTTATTTAAAACTTGCAGTTAGATGATATAATAAAGCTAAGCTAATCAATAGAAATCGATCAGCCTGACAGAGAAGAGATAGAGACCAAGACCTCTTGGCGCTCTTGAGGGAATAGGAGATCTTGCCAATGGGGATGTCATGGTCGTAGGGGTTGGCAATGGCAACGGTGCTGTGGAAGGTAGCGAACTGCCGGGTTACCCCCTTGAACGACACATCTTTCACCTCCGCCTCCGGCTTCTTCACGCTCGCCAACTTATCCGCCACGAAATTCTTAGCCTTGTTTACCAGCTGAGCCATAATTcgttttcttcttattttctctccctcttctccccTTCGTCTCCGCCTCCTATCTTTTTCGTCGAATTTATAATTTGTAAGTTCGGAGACGTGAGATCTGGAAGCGGTTCGCAAGCATGCGTGTAAGAAGATGGCGCGGTAGAGTTTCCGTAACCACATGACTTCGGGACACGTTAGAGAGCATTTATGGATCCcattctcctctctctccctccctctttctctctctgaaagAGACCATATTGCGATCCGCTAAATGTTCAGATGCAGATGAGCTCGAATAATCAATTTGTCACATCTGTCTTTGGTAACTTTTCACCAGAATATGTGTCGCATctcacataatatatataattttcctTATTCTTAGAGATTAGAGAGACTGTGATACTCGATCTGATATTGTTGAACTTTCCTTCCCAGTTTCCAATTTATTTGCATCAAAATTTCTGCTTCACCTTATGCACTTTCTGAGCTAAAAAGGCTGGTGCATGGCACAAATAAGGGTTGTCTTAGTGCCTATTTGCACGGCCTTATGAAACTTTGGAAAGGAAAGCTTTCTACTTTTAACCCCGTCTTTGCTTATAGATTTTGAAAATAGTGAccattttaaaactttaataaaGGTCATAATGTTCAATTTTAGCAgcaattttctttcaataatcTTCTTTCGTCACAAAATAGAGATAGTTTGTGTGAGTAAAtgatgatttatatataaagtgaAAGAGAGAGTTTGTGTGAGTAAAAGatgattttggttttcaaaGTCACCCAACCATTTAACCAGCGGTAATCATCTAAAGCAAATgaataattgaaagaaaaacaagaaaaaaatatacgAACTGAAACTACccattgccttttttttttaattcatcaTGTTCCATAATGTAAATTCATGGATTCAAACATGTATATTCTGCATGGCCAGATCTGCCTTCATCATTAAGATGTACAAACCAAATCCATGAATATAAATGCTTGGAAATCACTGACATCTAACGG belongs to Nymphaea colorata isolate Beijing-Zhang1983 chromosome 13, ASM883128v2, whole genome shotgun sequence and includes:
- the LOC116267111 gene encoding late embryogenesis abundant protein Lea14-A-like; amino-acid sequence: MAQLVNKAKNFVADKLASVKKPEAEVKDVSFKGVTRQFATFHSTVAIANPYDHDIPIGKISYSLKSAKREIASGVIRDPGSIVANKSTNLEVPVNIPYDVLLSLAKDVGKDWDIDYELHLGFSMHLPIVGHFTLPLTNAGEIKLPTLSDIF